CAAAGACATACTCAACATCGTACGGTACCAACTAAACGTCAAACTTGATCACCAATCCATGCGATACAACCGATTCGTCACCCACCTGCAATACTTTATCCGACGAATCTTTGACAACAAACAACTGAATTCCAAAGACTCATTCCTATACGAACACCATAAAACCAAATATCCAGACGAGTTCAAATGCTCCCAATCCATCGCTACCTACTGCGAAAACATGACTGGTAATTACATTACCAACGAAGAAGTCTTTTATCTAATTATTCACCTAGTCCGATTTTCAACCAATGAAACCTAATTATCCAAAAAGAGCCTTCGTTTGGAGGCTCTTTATCTATAAAATTTATATGTATCCATAAGTATCCATAAGTATTGGTCGAGATAAATATGCCCAAGGTTCCAGCGGATATTATTGTTGAATCCCTTTGGAATCACCTCAGCCTCTTCTCCTGATACATTTTCTAGTACCCCTAAAATATAACTTCGATAGCTTTCTAATTGGTTAAACAATACCTCATGGCGACGTGTAGCAAAATCTATGAACAGCATGCAGTCAGTGAAGGTCTGCCGAAAACATTTTCCTATTATATCGTGCGAGCGATTGTATAGGATTGAAGTCGAAACAGATATTCAACATGGTCATTATTTTAATTTCAAGGCTCTGTTATTATTCTATTCGTTGTTGATTTTTGTGCAGGGTTGAGAATCCATAGGCGGAGAATTTCCGGCTATTGTATATAAAGGCACCTAAAGAAGCAAATATAAGCGGAGTTATTCCGGTTAACTGCTTTAAATAAGACCAAATTTCAAGGATTTGCATACAATAAGCAGAAAAACTCCGCTTATTTTTAAGGAAATATGGGGAATTCCCAATTTAAGCGGAAATTCTCCGCTTATTTTCCAAACACAGCGAAATCAACATTCAATTTTAAAAGAGCCAATTTCAAAGATCCTGATAGGTGTAAATGCTAAAACAAAAGGCAGTGGAAATGAATCCACTGCCTTTCTAATGGTGAGCCTTTTCCAGGGCTAGTTTTACCCCAAAACCGATTAGGATGGTACCAGTGATTCCCTCCATTATCCTTTGGGTCTTAGGCTTTTTCATGAAGGCGCTAATCTGATTAAGTAAATAGATATAGAACAAAAACCATACTGCGGTTAAGAGGGTATACGTGATCCCCATGGTGAGAAACGGTAAAAAGGTTTCGCTGCCTGAATCAACGAACTGTGGCAGGAAGGTTAGGAAAAATACCGCTACTTTTGGATTGAGAAGATTGGTTAGGAAACCTTGTTTAAAACAAGACTTACCTTCATATTTATTTTCTGAACCTATTTCAGGCGTGGTATTCTTGCTCCTGAGTGCCCATAATGTTTTCACGCCTAAATACACGAGATACACAGCACCGACGTATTTAAAGATAGAAAACAACATGGCAGACTTTACAATAATCGCTGAAAGGCCAACGACGGCTGCCAATGTGTGAATGAGTAAGGCGCAACAAGTACCAAATATCGTTTTAAAACCGCCTGTTCTACCGACAGTGAGGGTGTTTTTTGTCGCAATGGCCGTATCAGGGCCAGGTAAAAGAATGAGCAGAATGCACATCAGGACAAACAAATAAAAGTTCTCCATTTTAACCAACTCCTTTCGAGAATTTGGGTTAACGTTAATTTACCATAAATAAGTAGAATAGTAAGTAACTTTAGTCCTCTTTTTTCTCCTTTCATACATGAAAGGGGCCTTGTCCTACTTCATGCATTTCTTCAAATCGAGAATGGTCTGGAGATGCATGCCTTCATGGAAAATAGTTCGAATGAGAACTTGTTCGATGGTGTGCATGCCCATTTCAGTTGGCGGAAAGTCTTCTTCCAATCGCTCGCCGTACTGTGTCTTGATTTGAGCAGGTTGCTCTTTTAGAAGATTCTTCAATTCGTGAATCGTAGGCGTATCTGGAGTGAAGTTTGCGGGTGACGTTCCGTATCCAAACCAAGTCTGAAACTGTTCAGGAACTCCCGCCTTCTCTTTTGTCACAGCCTGAATCCATAGGTATTGGTCGAGATAAATATGCCCAAGGTTCCAGCGGATATTATTGTTGAATCCTTTTGGAATTACTTCAGCTTCTTCTTCTGAAACATTTTCTAGTACTCCTAAAACATAACTTCGATAGCTTTCTAATTGCGTAAACAGCACCTCATGACGGCGTTTCATATGTATACCCTCCTTTTTTTCACTAGCATTTTATTCGATATAAAATTGGGAATTCCTGCTATAATCTTGTGGTTTTATCTAGACTGGTGGGTTTGGCATGTAAAGTTGGAATTTTGGCATGTAAATTTAGAAATCGGCACGTAAAAGATAAATCCGGCGCGTAAATTAGAAATTAGGCACATAAGTCCGTGATTCGGCCCGTAAAAAAAGACTGACTTTGGAAAGTCAGTCTAGGTGATGCGAGGTGCTTCCTCCCATCTTATATAGTATATGTTAGAACAGGATTAAGGGTTACAACCATTCTGCCGATACGCTTCTTTCACCCGCTCGATTTGGGCTAGATGTCCGCGGACATGCTGAACACGATATTCTAGCAATTGTCTGAACGTGAACGGTCCAGCGTCAGTATACATCCCGACACGCTTACTTTGCTCGGCATTCAGCCCCTCTAAAACAGGCACCATGCTGGAACGAAGTAATTTGAACAGGAGAAGATAAGTTTCACGGTCCAAATCCTCATACCTTAACTCCTTAGCCCATGCCTCCTGGTCAAATGACTCAAGAACGGGCGACTCTTCGACCAATACTTTTTTCATTCTCTGTGTCGAAACCAGTTCAGAATCCGCAACATGGATGATGATTTCATGAATGCTCCATTGATCCGGGCTAGGTTTGAACCGCAACTCTTCCTTATTCAGCCCTTCAATGGCGTCCAGCAGCAACCCATATCCACAACGATACTCTTCAATCAACTTTTTCACGTCCGTATCCCCCTACTAAAGGATAATACCAAGTACATATAGAATTAAAAATACTAGAAAGGTGTGTGACTACGATTTTTCAAAAGTTAATTTCATATAGAAGATATAAAGAATCTCAACCATAGCAGCGGGGCGGCACTTGTGATTATCAAGGACGATAAAATCGTATTAGAGCACTATAGCGGCTATCATTCTAACATAAAGAATTCCCGCCCGATTGATGAAACCTCGCAATTTAATGTGGCTTCTGCAAGAAAAAGTTATCTAGGTTTAGTGATAGCATATGCTTTGTATGAAGGTAAAATGAATTTAGATGACTTAGCTGTTCAATATTTTGAACACATAGATAAGGAACTTCTAGGGAAAACCACCATCAGGCATCTGGTTACCCATTCTCACGGCTTACATCAACAGGAGGATGGAACAATATTTCGAGAGTTTGCACCAGGTGAGAGTTGGGCGTATAGAGGGATTAACAACTTAATAATGACCGAATTGGTAAACAGGCTTTATGGTAAAAGCTTTCCCGAGCTCCTACAAGAGAGAGTGTTTCAGCCATTAGGATTCAAGGAAACGGCTTGGCAAACAGAGCCAAATGAAAACTTAGTTCCGGTCGTTGATTACCCCGAAGAGCCAGCCTCCTATAAATTAGGACAAACGAACAACGGGATGGATTCCAATCTCCATACCTCGGCTCGAGAGTTTGCACAATGGGGAAATCTTCATTTGAACAAGGGAATGGGGATTGTTCCAAAAGAAGTGATTCAATTGGCAACGGAAGTCAAAAGTCCTCATTTTAAAAATAAGGATCTGCCCCAAAACGGCTTATTCTGGTTTGTCCAAGGTACCCCGGCCAAACACAGCGAATTGGGTGATCGTGTCCCTAAAGGGTCTTATCAAATACTAGGCGTTACCGGACCAGCACTACTAGTGATTCCAGAATACAATGTTGTTGTGGCAAAAATGTTCAATAAACGATATAACTATGGAGGCAGTAATTACCTTCATTACTTAAGGGAGTTTAGCAATTTAGTGGCGGATACGTTTCAAGGGAGGCTTAACGATGAGTAAACAAAGCAAGTTAGTATTCTACGGTGCAATCAGTTTGGATGGCTACCTCGCCCGTGAAAATCATTCATTGGATTGGTTATTTGGGACGGAGGGGGAAGAAGAAACGGGTTATCAGGAATTTTACGACAGTGTCGATACGATTCTGATGGGAAGAAGTACGTACGACCAAATCGCGATTCTCTCGCCTGAAAAATTCCCTTACGAGGGGAAGCCGTGTTATGTTTTTTCCCGCACGATGACAGGCCAAGATAAACATGTTACCTTTATTAATGAAGATATCTCGGGTTTCACCCAGTCCCTGAAGGAACAGGAAGGTAAACGGATTTGGGTAGTAGGTGGTGGAGAAGTATTAAAGCCGCTACTAAAGCTGGTAGATGAATTTATTATTCAGATTGCTCCAACGATCATCGGGAAGGGAATTCCGTTGTTTGTGCCAGGGGACCAGGAAAACAAACTCACTCTGGTCGATG
This genomic stretch from Neobacillus niacini harbors:
- a CDS encoding DinB family protein, producing MKKLIEEYRCGYGLLLDAIEGLNKEELRFKPSPDQWSIHEIIIHVADSELVSTQRMKKVLVEESPVLESFDQEAWAKELRYEDLDRETYLLLFKLLRSSMVPVLEGLNAEQSKRVGMYTDAGPFTFRQLLEYRVQHVRGHLAQIERVKEAYRQNGCNP
- a CDS encoding LysE family translocator, giving the protein MENFYLFVLMCILLILLPGPDTAIATKNTLTVGRTGGFKTIFGTCCALLIHTLAAVVGLSAIIVKSAMLFSIFKYVGAVYLVYLGVKTLWALRSKNTTPEIGSENKYEGKSCFKQGFLTNLLNPKVAVFFLTFLPQFVDSGSETFLPFLTMGITYTLLTAVWFLFYIYLLNQISAFMKKPKTQRIMEGITGTILIGFGVKLALEKAHH
- a CDS encoding DinB family protein, yielding MKRRHEVLFTQLESYRSYVLGVLENVSEEEAEVIPKGFNNNIRWNLGHIYLDQYLWIQAVTKEKAGVPEQFQTWFGYGTSPANFTPDTPTIHELKNLLKEQPAQIKTQYGERLEEDFPPTEMGMHTIEQVLIRTIFHEGMHLQTILDLKKCMK
- a CDS encoding dihydrofolate reductase family protein; its protein translation is MSKQSKLVFYGAISLDGYLARENHSLDWLFGTEGEEETGYQEFYDSVDTILMGRSTYDQIAILSPEKFPYEGKPCYVFSRTMTGQDKHVTFINEDISGFTQSLKEQEGKRIWVVGGGEVLKPLLKLVDEFIIQIAPTIIGKGIPLFVPGDQENKLTLVDVRSFKQFAELHYEAKR
- a CDS encoding serine hydrolase domain-containing protein, whose translation is MEDIKNLNHSSGAALVIIKDDKIVLEHYSGYHSNIKNSRPIDETSQFNVASARKSYLGLVIAYALYEGKMNLDDLAVQYFEHIDKELLGKTTIRHLVTHSHGLHQQEDGTIFREFAPGESWAYRGINNLIMTELVNRLYGKSFPELLQERVFQPLGFKETAWQTEPNENLVPVVDYPEEPASYKLGQTNNGMDSNLHTSAREFAQWGNLHLNKGMGIVPKEVIQLATEVKSPHFKNKDLPQNGLFWFVQGTPAKHSELGDRVPKGSYQILGVTGPALLVIPEYNVVVAKMFNKRYNYGGSNYLHYLREFSNLVADTFQGRLNDE